The proteins below are encoded in one region of Pseudomonas putida S13.1.2:
- the epsC gene encoding serine O-acetyltransferase EpsC: MSEQPSSAHWQLHSIVTGLRGAREHWRTRNGRSIGEQGGRELPSREAMRQILEQLCGALFPMRLGPVDLREESEDFYVGHTLDAALTALLTQARLELRYAARQSKAELASVDGHALKLIQGFAAALPELRVLLDTDVLAAYHGDPAARSVDEVLLCYPGILAIIHHRLAHHLYQAGLPLLARISSELAHSATGIDIHPGAQIGPSFFIDHGTGVVIGETAIIGERVRIYQAVTLGAKRFPSDESGTLHKGLPRHPIVEDDVVIYAGATVLGRITIGKGSTIGGNVWLTRSVPAESNITQANLQLDCQDKN; encoded by the coding sequence GTGAGCGAACAACCTTCATCCGCGCACTGGCAGTTGCACAGCATTGTCACCGGCCTGCGCGGCGCCCGTGAGCACTGGCGCACCCGCAATGGCCGTAGCATTGGCGAGCAGGGCGGGCGCGAGTTGCCGTCGCGCGAAGCAATGCGGCAGATCCTGGAGCAACTGTGCGGCGCGTTGTTCCCCATGCGCCTTGGGCCTGTGGACCTGCGCGAAGAGAGTGAAGACTTCTACGTTGGCCATACCCTGGATGCCGCGCTGACCGCCTTGCTGACCCAGGCGCGCCTGGAGTTGCGCTATGCCGCCCGGCAAAGCAAGGCTGAACTGGCCAGCGTCGATGGCCATGCGTTGAAGCTGATCCAGGGCTTTGCTGCTGCGCTGCCGGAATTGCGGGTGCTGCTCGACACCGACGTGCTGGCCGCCTATCACGGCGACCCCGCCGCGCGCAGCGTCGATGAAGTGCTGCTGTGCTACCCGGGCATCCTCGCGATCATCCATCACCGCCTGGCGCATCACCTTTACCAGGCCGGCCTGCCGCTGCTGGCGCGGATCAGCTCGGAGCTGGCGCATTCGGCCACCGGTATCGACATCCACCCGGGGGCGCAGATCGGCCCGAGTTTCTTCATCGACCACGGCACCGGCGTGGTCATCGGCGAAACCGCGATCATCGGCGAGCGCGTGCGCATCTACCAGGCGGTGACCCTGGGCGCCAAGCGCTTCCCCAGCGATGAGTCGGGCACCCTGCACAAAGGCCTGCCGCGCCATCCGATTGTCGAGGACGATGTGGTGATCTATGCCGGGGCCACAGTGCTGGGGCGCATTACCATCGGCAAAGGTTCGACCATTGGTGGCAATGTGTGGCTGACCCGCAGTGTGCCTGCTGAAAGCAACATCACCCAGGCCAACCTGCAGCTGGATTGCCAGGACAAGAATTGA
- a CDS encoding MetQ/NlpA family ABC transporter substrate-binding protein: protein MLEKLFRPVAAFALTLGLSASALAAEPLKIGTTSAFAIPLEAAVEEAHKQGLEVKLIEFSDWIAPNVSLNSGDIDVNYFQHIPFLENAKAAAGFNLVPYAPGIINNVGLYSKKYKSFAELPEGASVAIANDPINSGRGLLLLAKAGLITLKPGVGYKATEDDIVANPKKLKILQVEAVQLVRAYDDADLVQGYPAYIRLANTFDATSALLFDGLENKEYVIQFVIRPQSKDDPRLARFVDIYQHSPEVRAALDKAHGKLYQAGWEG, encoded by the coding sequence ATGCTTGAGAAACTGTTCCGGCCCGTCGCGGCCTTTGCCCTCACCCTGGGCCTGTCCGCCAGTGCCCTGGCTGCCGAACCGCTGAAGATCGGTACCACTTCTGCCTTCGCCATTCCGCTGGAAGCTGCCGTGGAAGAAGCGCACAAGCAGGGCCTGGAAGTGAAGCTGATCGAGTTCAGCGACTGGATCGCGCCCAACGTCAGCCTCAACAGCGGCGACATCGACGTTAACTACTTCCAGCACATCCCGTTCCTTGAAAACGCCAAGGCTGCGGCAGGCTTCAACCTGGTGCCTTACGCGCCGGGCATCATCAACAACGTTGGCCTGTACTCGAAAAAGTACAAGAGCTTCGCCGAGCTGCCTGAAGGCGCCAGCGTGGCCATCGCCAACGACCCGATCAACAGCGGCCGTGGCCTGCTACTGCTGGCCAAGGCCGGGCTGATCACCCTGAAGCCAGGTGTTGGCTACAAGGCCACCGAAGACGACATCGTCGCCAACCCGAAAAAGCTGAAAATCCTTCAGGTCGAAGCGGTTCAGCTGGTCCGCGCCTACGACGATGCCGACCTGGTGCAGGGCTACCCGGCCTACATCCGCCTGGCCAACACCTTCGATGCCACCTCGGCATTGCTGTTCGACGGCCTGGAAAACAAGGAGTACGTGATCCAGTTCGTCATCCGCCCGCAAAGCAAGGACGACCCGCGCCTGGCCAGGTTCGTCGACATCTACCAGCACTCGCCCGAGGTGCGCGCAGCGTTGGACAAAGCCCACGGCAAGCTCTACCAAGCCGGCTGGGAAGGCTGA
- the tcyJ gene encoding cystine ABC transporter substrate-binding protein produces the protein MSKFAKPLLNASLAILLGAGLLSQAFAGEQLKTIQEKGVINVGLEGTYPPFSFQDENGKLAGFEVELSELLAKELGVKAKIQPTKWDGILAALESKRLDVVVNQVTISEERKKKYDFSEPYTVSGIQALILKKKAEQLNIKSAQDLAGKKVGVGLGTNYEQWVKQDVPKAEVRTYEDDPSKFADLRNGRIDAILIDRLAALEYAQKAKDTELAGDAFSRLESGVALRKGEPELLAAINKAIDKLKADGTLAKLSEKYFGADVTK, from the coding sequence ATGTCGAAATTCGCCAAACCGCTACTCAACGCCAGCCTGGCCATCCTGCTGGGTGCCGGCCTGCTCAGCCAGGCTTTCGCCGGCGAGCAGTTGAAGACCATCCAGGAAAAAGGCGTGATCAACGTCGGCCTGGAGGGCACCTACCCCCCGTTCAGCTTCCAGGACGAGAACGGCAAGCTGGCCGGCTTCGAGGTGGAGCTTTCGGAACTGCTGGCCAAGGAGCTGGGGGTAAAGGCCAAGATCCAGCCGACCAAGTGGGATGGCATCCTTGCCGCGCTGGAATCCAAGCGCCTGGACGTGGTGGTCAATCAGGTGACCATCTCCGAGGAGCGCAAGAAGAAATACGATTTCTCTGAGCCCTACACCGTTTCGGGTATCCAGGCCCTGATCCTGAAGAAGAAAGCCGAGCAGCTGAACATCAAGTCGGCGCAAGACCTGGCCGGCAAGAAAGTCGGCGTGGGCCTGGGCACCAACTACGAGCAGTGGGTCAAGCAAGACGTCCCGAAAGCCGAAGTGCGCACCTATGAAGACGACCCGAGCAAGTTCGCCGACCTGCGCAACGGCCGTATCGACGCCATCCTGATCGACCGCCTGGCCGCGCTGGAATACGCGCAAAAAGCCAAAGACACCGAACTGGCCGGCGATGCCTTCTCGCGCCTGGAAAGCGGCGTGGCGCTGCGCAAGGGCGAGCCTGAACTGCTGGCAGCCATCAACAAGGCCATCGACAAGCTCAAGGCTGACGGCACGCTGGCCAAGCTGTCCGAAAAATACTTCGGTGCCGATGTCACCAAATGA
- a CDS encoding SfnB family sulfur acquisition oxidoreductase, protein MTIAIITSDAQALAVAEDIAQQLRRDSALRDRERRLPHAELELFTRSGLWAISVPKAFGGAGVSNVTLAKVIARIAQADGSLGQIPQNHFYGLEVLRVNGSPEQQQRLYAEVLAGRRFGNALAELGTKTANERTTRLSRDGEGFRINGRKFYSTGAIYAQRIPTSVVDDQGVQQLAFVPADSQGLQVIDDWSGFGQRTTGSGSVVFDNVYVRAADVVPFQSAFERPTPVGPLAQILHAAIDTGIARAAYEDALHFVRTRSRPWVDSGLDKATDDPLTLKSFGHLAIRLHAAEALLERAGEYLDRARDDSTADNVAAASIAVAEARAISTETSLAAGTALFELGGSQATLAEHNLDRHWRNARVHTLHDPVRWKYHAIGNYYLNDANPPRRGTI, encoded by the coding sequence ATGACAATCGCTATCATCACCAGCGACGCCCAGGCCCTGGCCGTCGCCGAAGACATCGCCCAGCAACTGCGCCGCGACAGCGCCCTGCGCGACCGCGAGCGCCGCCTGCCGCATGCTGAACTGGAGCTGTTCACCCGCTCCGGCCTGTGGGCCATCAGCGTGCCCAAGGCCTTTGGCGGCGCCGGCGTGTCCAACGTCACCCTGGCCAAGGTCATCGCCCGTATCGCCCAGGCCGACGGCTCGCTCGGGCAAATCCCGCAAAACCATTTCTACGGCCTGGAAGTGCTGCGGGTAAACGGCAGCCCCGAGCAGCAACAGCGCCTGTACGCCGAAGTACTCGCCGGCCGCCGCTTCGGCAATGCCCTGGCCGAGCTAGGCACCAAGACCGCCAACGAACGCACCACCCGCCTGAGCCGAGACGGCGAGGGCTTTCGCATCAACGGCCGCAAGTTCTATTCAACCGGCGCCATCTACGCCCAGCGCATTCCCACCTCGGTCGTTGATGACCAAGGCGTGCAGCAACTGGCCTTCGTCCCGGCCGACAGCCAGGGCTTGCAGGTGATCGACGACTGGAGCGGCTTCGGCCAGCGCACCACCGGCAGCGGTTCGGTGGTGTTCGACAACGTGTATGTCAGGGCCGCCGATGTGGTGCCGTTCCAGAGCGCGTTCGAGCGCCCCACCCCAGTCGGGCCGCTGGCGCAAATCCTCCATGCCGCCATCGACACTGGCATCGCCCGCGCCGCTTATGAAGATGCCCTGCACTTCGTGCGCACCCGCAGCCGCCCATGGGTCGACTCGGGCCTGGACAAGGCCACGGATGACCCGCTGACGCTGAAGAGTTTTGGTCACCTGGCGATCCGCCTGCATGCCGCCGAGGCCCTGCTGGAGCGTGCCGGCGAATACCTCGACCGCGCCCGCGACGACAGCACTGCCGACAACGTTGCCGCCGCCTCCATTGCCGTGGCCGAAGCACGTGCCATCAGCACCGAGACTTCCCTCGCCGCCGGCACCGCCCTGTTCGAACTGGGCGGCAGCCAGGCCACCCTGGCCGAGCACAACCTCGACCGCCACTGGCGCAACGCCCGCGTGCACACCCTGCACGACCCGGTGCGCTGGAAGTATCACGCCATCGGCAACTACTACCTCAACGATGCCAACCCGCCACGCCGGGGGACCATCTGA
- a CDS encoding SfnB family sulfur acquisition oxidoreductase — MSSQPNTQFHSDLDSSPLLLPAKVLRNDAEALQAARELAEVAREQAARRDQQRKLPWAEIELFTRSGLGSISVPKAHGGPDVSFETVAEVFRLISAADPALGQIPQNQFGMLQLIRLTATEAQQALIFGSVLDGWRIGNAGPERGTKDTLTLKARITRAGDSYRISGEKFYSTGALFAHWVAVKALDEEGRQRLAFVRRGSPGLRIVDDWSGFGQRTTASGTVLLDQVPVDAELVIDNWRQRDIPNIQGAASQLIQAAIDAGIAEAAIDDAITFVREKSRPWIEANVDRASDDPYVIADIGRLKLELHAAEALLRRAARVLDEVNAAPIDAASAARASIAVAEAKVLTTEIALQASEKLFELAGSRATLAEFNLDRHWRNARVHTLHDPVRWKYHAVGAYHLNGTLPARHSWI, encoded by the coding sequence ATGTCCAGCCAGCCAAATACCCAATTCCATAGCGATCTCGACAGCTCGCCCCTGCTGCTGCCGGCCAAGGTACTGCGCAACGACGCCGAAGCCTTGCAAGCGGCCCGCGAACTGGCCGAGGTTGCCCGCGAGCAAGCCGCCCGCCGCGACCAGCAACGCAAACTGCCGTGGGCGGAGATCGAGCTGTTCACCCGCAGCGGCCTGGGCAGCATCAGCGTACCCAAGGCCCACGGCGGCCCCGACGTGTCGTTCGAAACCGTAGCCGAAGTGTTCCGCCTGATCAGCGCCGCCGACCCGGCGCTGGGGCAGATCCCGCAGAACCAGTTCGGCATGCTGCAACTGATTCGCCTGACGGCCACCGAGGCGCAACAGGCGCTGATCTTCGGCAGCGTGCTCGACGGCTGGCGCATCGGCAATGCCGGCCCCGAGCGCGGCACCAAGGACACGCTCACCCTCAAGGCCCGGATCACCCGTGCCGGCGACAGCTATCGCATCAGCGGCGAGAAGTTCTACTCCACCGGCGCCCTGTTCGCCCACTGGGTGGCGGTAAAAGCTCTCGACGAGGAAGGCCGTCAGCGCCTGGCGTTCGTGCGCCGTGGCAGCCCGGGGCTGCGCATCGTCGATGACTGGTCCGGGTTCGGCCAGCGCACTACCGCCAGCGGCACTGTGCTGCTGGACCAGGTGCCGGTAGACGCGGAGCTGGTGATCGATAACTGGCGCCAGCGCGACATCCCCAACATCCAGGGCGCAGCCTCGCAGCTGATTCAGGCGGCGATCGACGCCGGCATTGCCGAAGCGGCAATCGATGATGCGATCACCTTCGTGCGTGAAAAGTCCCGCCCGTGGATTGAAGCCAACGTGGACCGCGCCAGCGACGACCCTTATGTGATCGCCGACATCGGCAGGCTGAAGCTTGAGCTGCACGCCGCCGAAGCGCTGCTGCGCAGGGCCGCGCGGGTACTCGACGAGGTCAATGCTGCGCCCATCGATGCAGCCAGCGCGGCCCGCGCCTCGATTGCGGTGGCCGAGGCCAAGGTGCTGACCACCGAAATTGCCCTGCAGGCCAGCGAGAAGCTGTTCGAACTGGCCGGCAGCCGCGCCACCCTTGCCGAGTTCAACCTCGACCGCCACTGGCGCAATGCCCGGGTGCACACCCTGCACGACCCGGTGCGCTGGAAGTACCACGCGGTGGGCGCATACCACCTCAACGGCACCCTGCCTGCGCGGCATTCCTGGATCTGA
- the tcyL gene encoding cystine ABC transporter permease, translating into MIAESLQLVVDSAPFLLKGAGYTVLLSVGGMFFGLLLGFALALMRLSKILPLNWLARIYVSFFRGTPLLVQLFVIYFGMPQIGIELDPIPASLIGLSLNMAAYICEILRAAISSIDRGQWEAAASIGMTRVQAMRRAILPQALRTALPPLGNSFISLVKDTALAATIQVPELFRQAQLITARTFEVFTMYVAVAVIYWVLCSILAHFQNRMEARVNQHDQEQ; encoded by the coding sequence ATGATTGCTGAAAGCCTGCAACTCGTTGTCGACTCCGCGCCCTTCCTGCTGAAGGGCGCGGGTTATACAGTGCTGCTCAGTGTCGGCGGCATGTTCTTCGGCCTGCTGCTGGGCTTTGCCCTGGCGCTGATGCGGCTGTCTAAGATCTTGCCGCTGAACTGGCTGGCGCGGATCTACGTGTCGTTCTTCCGCGGCACGCCGCTGCTGGTGCAGCTGTTCGTGATCTATTTCGGCATGCCGCAGATCGGCATCGAACTCGACCCCATCCCGGCTTCGCTGATCGGCCTGTCGCTGAACATGGCGGCCTACATCTGCGAAATCCTGCGCGCTGCAATTTCCTCGATCGACCGTGGCCAGTGGGAAGCTGCCGCCAGTATCGGCATGACCCGCGTCCAGGCCATGCGCCGGGCGATCCTGCCCCAAGCCTTGCGCACCGCCCTGCCGCCGCTGGGCAACAGCTTCATCTCGCTGGTCAAGGACACCGCCCTGGCGGCGACCATCCAGGTGCCCGAGCTGTTCCGCCAGGCGCAGCTGATTACCGCGCGCACTTTCGAAGTGTTCACCATGTACGTGGCGGTTGCGGTCATCTACTGGGTGCTGTGCAGCATCCTTGCGCACTTCCAGAACCGCATGGAAGCGCGGGTCAACCAGCATGACCAGGAGCAATGA
- a CDS encoding methionine ABC transporter permease — protein MWFDRLLEGLLDTLLMVGVSSLVALVVGVPMAVLLVTSDKGGIFEAPLLNRVLGAFVNLFRSIPFLILMVALIPFTRLVVGTTYGVWAAVVPLTIAATPFFARIAEVSLREVDHGLVEAAQAMGCRRWHIVWHVLLPEALPGIVGGFTITLVTLINSSAMAGAIGAGGLGDIAYRYGYQRFDSQIMLTVIAMLVALVALIQLGGDRLAKGLNKR, from the coding sequence ATGTGGTTTGATCGCCTGCTGGAAGGCTTGCTCGATACCTTGCTGATGGTCGGCGTGTCGTCACTGGTTGCCCTGGTGGTAGGGGTGCCTATGGCGGTGCTGCTGGTCACCAGCGACAAGGGCGGAATATTCGAAGCACCGCTGCTGAACCGGGTGCTGGGCGCCTTCGTCAACCTGTTCCGCTCGATCCCGTTCCTGATCCTGATGGTCGCGCTGATACCCTTCACCCGCCTGGTGGTAGGCACCACCTACGGGGTGTGGGCGGCGGTGGTGCCGCTGACCATTGCCGCCACGCCGTTTTTTGCGCGCATTGCCGAGGTCAGCCTGCGCGAAGTCGACCATGGTTTGGTGGAAGCTGCACAGGCCATGGGCTGCCGGCGCTGGCACATCGTCTGGCACGTGCTGTTGCCCGAGGCGCTGCCGGGCATCGTCGGGGGTTTCACCATTACCCTGGTGACCCTGATCAACTCCTCGGCCATGGCCGGGGCAATCGGTGCCGGAGGCTTGGGCGACATTGCTTATCGGTATGGCTACCAGCGCTTTGACAGCCAGATCATGCTGACCGTGATTGCCATGCTGGTGGCATTGGTGGCGTTGATCCAGCTGGGCGGGGACCGCCTGGCGAAGGGCCTGAACAAGCGCTGA
- a CDS encoding LLM class flavin-dependent oxidoreductase, which translates to MAKQILLNAFNMNCIGHINHGLWTHPRDTSTQYKSLEYWTNLARLLERGLFDGLFIADIVGTYDIYGQSLDVTLKESIQLPVNDPLLLVSAMAAVTRHLGFGLTANLTYEAPYLFARRLSTLDHLSNGRVGWNIVTGYLDSAARAMGLEQQPEHDRRYDQADEYLQVLYKLLEGSWADDAVVADREQRVYAQPEKVRKVSHHGEFYNVEGYHLSEPSPQRTPVLFQAGSSQRGLAFAGNHAECVFISGQDKAATRAQVDKVRAAAQAAGRDPQAVKVFMGITVIVAATEQAAQAKHAEYLRHASPEAGVAHFAASTGIDFAAYGLDEPIGFSQGNAIQSATRQLQDNAWTRRRLLEQHALGGRYVTLVGSPEQVAEQLIAWVDETGLDGFNLTRTVTPESFEDFIDLVIPQLQQRGRYKTAYAEGTLREKLFQADHPHLPADHPGSTYRFTPTPAPTGALHHA; encoded by the coding sequence ATGGCCAAGCAGATTCTGCTCAATGCCTTCAACATGAACTGCATCGGGCACATCAACCACGGCCTGTGGACCCACCCACGGGACACCTCGACCCAGTACAAGTCCCTGGAGTACTGGACCAACCTGGCGCGCCTGCTGGAGCGCGGCCTGTTCGACGGGCTGTTCATTGCCGACATCGTCGGCACCTACGACATCTACGGCCAGTCGCTGGACGTCACCCTCAAGGAGTCGATCCAGCTGCCGGTCAACGACCCGCTGCTGCTGGTTTCGGCCATGGCTGCGGTCACCCGCCACCTGGGTTTCGGCCTTACCGCCAACCTCACCTACGAGGCGCCGTACCTGTTCGCCCGGCGCCTTTCCACCCTCGACCACCTGAGCAATGGCCGGGTGGGCTGGAACATCGTCACCGGCTACCTCGACAGCGCCGCCCGCGCCATGGGCCTTGAGCAGCAGCCCGAGCACGACCGCCGCTATGACCAGGCCGACGAATACCTGCAGGTGCTGTACAAGCTGCTGGAAGGCAGCTGGGCCGACGACGCCGTGGTCGCAGACCGCGAGCAGCGTGTGTATGCCCAGCCCGAAAAGGTGCGCAAGGTCAGCCACCACGGCGAGTTCTACAACGTCGAGGGCTATCACCTGAGTGAACCCTCACCGCAACGCACCCCGGTATTGTTCCAGGCCGGCAGCTCGCAGCGTGGCCTGGCGTTCGCCGGCAACCATGCCGAATGCGTGTTCATCAGCGGCCAGGACAAGGCCGCCACCCGCGCCCAGGTCGACAAGGTACGCGCGGCCGCCCAGGCCGCCGGGCGCGACCCGCAAGCGGTCAAAGTGTTCATGGGCATCACGGTGATCGTCGCCGCCACCGAGCAAGCGGCCCAGGCCAAGCATGCCGAATACCTGCGCCATGCAAGCCCCGAGGCCGGCGTCGCGCACTTCGCCGCATCCACCGGCATCGACTTTGCGGCCTATGGGCTGGACGAACCGATTGGCTTCAGCCAGGGCAATGCCATCCAGTCCGCCACGCGCCAGTTGCAGGACAACGCCTGGACCCGCCGTCGCCTTCTTGAACAGCACGCCCTGGGTGGCCGCTACGTAACCCTGGTCGGCTCACCGGAACAGGTGGCCGAACAGTTGATCGCCTGGGTCGACGAAACCGGGCTGGACGGCTTCAACCTGACCCGCACCGTCACCCCGGAAAGCTTCGAGGACTTCATCGACCTGGTCATCCCGCAGCTGCAACAGCGTGGCCGCTACAAGACCGCCTACGCCGAAGGCACCCTGCGCGAAAAGCTGTTCCAGGCTGACCACCCGCACCTGCCCGCCGATCACCCGGGCTCGACCTATCGCTTTACCCCGACCCCTGCCCCGACTGGAGCCCTGCACCATGCTTGA
- a CDS encoding methionine ABC transporter ATP-binding protein → MSQASALRAPTPQPLPPTVKEQALRPEVNDAHVRFIGLGKTYPGQAQPALQGIDLNIRHGEIFGIIGRSGAGKSSLLRTINRLEQPSQGRVLIDQVDIAPFDEDHLVALRRRIGMIFQHFNLMSAKTVWQNVELPLKVAGVAKAERQRKVRELLELVGLEEKHHVYPAQLSGGQKQRVGIARALVHDPEILLCDEATSALDPETTASILELLRDINQRLGLTIVLITHEMAVIRDICHRVVVLERGEVVEQGEVWRVFGAPRHEVTRTLLAPLQARLPAALQASLRASPTSRDSAVVLKLTLLGEPELSALFNDLGGSVRLLQGGVETIGEHALGQLILSVQHSPHDTHQLLERARRWAEDVEVLGHVV, encoded by the coding sequence ATGAGCCAGGCCAGCGCGCTCAGGGCGCCTACACCACAACCATTGCCGCCAACGGTCAAGGAACAGGCCCTGCGCCCGGAGGTCAACGACGCCCATGTGCGCTTCATCGGCCTGGGCAAGACCTACCCTGGCCAGGCACAACCGGCCTTGCAAGGCATCGACCTGAACATCCGCCATGGCGAGATCTTCGGCATCATCGGCCGCAGCGGTGCCGGCAAGTCTTCACTGCTGCGTACCATCAACCGCCTGGAGCAACCCAGCCAGGGCCGGGTACTGATCGACCAGGTGGACATCGCACCTTTCGACGAGGACCACCTGGTGGCCCTGCGCCGGCGCATCGGCATGATCTTCCAGCACTTCAACCTGATGTCGGCCAAGACCGTGTGGCAGAACGTCGAGCTGCCGTTGAAAGTGGCCGGCGTGGCCAAGGCCGAGCGCCAACGCAAGGTGCGCGAGCTGCTGGAGCTGGTCGGCTTGGAGGAAAAGCACCACGTGTACCCGGCGCAGCTTTCCGGCGGGCAGAAACAGCGCGTCGGCATTGCCCGGGCGCTGGTGCACGACCCCGAGATTCTGCTGTGCGACGAGGCTACCTCGGCGCTGGACCCGGAAACCACCGCTTCGATCCTTGAGTTGCTGCGCGACATCAACCAGCGCCTGGGCCTCACCATCGTGCTGATCACCCACGAAATGGCGGTAATCCGCGATATCTGCCACCGGGTGGTCGTGCTGGAGCGCGGCGAGGTTGTCGAGCAGGGCGAAGTCTGGCGGGTGTTTGGTGCTCCACGCCACGAGGTCACCCGCACCCTGCTTGCGCCGTTGCAGGCCAGGTTGCCTGCCGCGCTGCAAGCCAGCTTGCGGGCCAGCCCGACAAGCCGCGACAGCGCTGTGGTGCTGAAACTGACCCTGCTCGGCGAACCCGAGCTGTCTGCTTTGTTCAACGACCTGGGCGGCAGCGTGCGCCTGCTGCAGGGCGGCGTGGAAACCATCGGCGAGCATGCCTTGGGGCAACTGATCCTGTCGGTGCAACACTCGCCGCACGACACCCATCAATTGCTGGAACGTGCCCGCCGCTGGGCCGAGGACGTGGAGGTACTGGGCCATGTGGTTTGA
- the tcyN gene encoding L-cystine ABC transporter ATP-binding protein TcyN gives MIEVKGLTKRFKGQTVLDGIDLTVQPGEVVAIIGPSGSGKTTFLRCLNLLETPDAGQIKIGAISIDANRPLGGQQSAIRRLRQQAGFVFQNFNLFPHRTALENVIEGPVIVKKTPREQAIELGRRLMAKVGLAGKEDAYPRRLSGGQQQRVAIARALAMEPEVILFDEPTSALDPELVGEVLATIRGLAEEKRTMIIVTHEMSFARDVANRVIFFDKGVIVEQGEAKALFAAPKEERTRQFLRKFLGTAASE, from the coding sequence ATGATTGAAGTCAAAGGCCTGACCAAGCGGTTCAAGGGCCAGACCGTGCTCGACGGCATCGACCTGACCGTGCAGCCCGGCGAAGTGGTGGCCATCATCGGCCCCAGCGGCTCGGGCAAGACCACCTTCCTGCGCTGCCTGAACCTGCTGGAAACCCCAGACGCCGGGCAGATCAAGATAGGCGCCATCAGCATCGATGCCAACCGCCCGCTGGGTGGCCAGCAAAGTGCGATACGCCGCTTGCGCCAGCAGGCCGGGTTCGTTTTCCAGAACTTCAACCTGTTCCCCCATCGCACCGCCCTGGAGAACGTGATCGAGGGGCCGGTGATCGTCAAGAAGACGCCCCGCGAGCAAGCCATCGAGCTGGGTCGGCGCCTGATGGCCAAGGTCGGCCTGGCGGGCAAGGAAGACGCCTACCCACGGCGCCTGTCCGGGGGCCAGCAGCAACGGGTGGCCATCGCCCGCGCCCTGGCCATGGAGCCGGAGGTGATCCTGTTCGACGAACCCACCTCGGCACTGGACCCGGAGCTGGTGGGTGAAGTGCTGGCGACCATCCGCGGCCTGGCCGAGGAGAAGCGCACCATGATCATCGTCACCCACGAGATGAGCTTTGCCCGCGACGTAGCGAACCGGGTGATCTTCTTCGACAAGGGCGTGATCGTGGAACAGGGCGAGGCCAAGGCACTGTTTGCGGCGCCGAAGGAAGAACGTACCCGCCAGTTTCTGCGCAAGTTTCTCGGTACTGCTGCCTCCGAGTAA